A stretch of Mesoplodon densirostris isolate mMesDen1 chromosome 9, mMesDen1 primary haplotype, whole genome shotgun sequence DNA encodes these proteins:
- the TMEM229A gene encoding transmembrane protein 229A: protein MAGRDADDEGPTRRGGAARLSGAAGGRGGEAAVSRPEPLSTAEAPAEGAVLPAWMRLYFYGMHGITLDVLLSAARRFVRSPDLRMLGFSSPYHCLLHSLTHFALEKVYLQQRRCPSAFVFNFLLYPSAHMGLQTLAGALLSQGGGPGGAAAPGALDLALQYVLALYHCQVFLKRFLRLRYQRRQQQQQQQLLRGAPPAPAGSRVPAAAGGRRRRPRGPRGAGGAPSQGLPDLLRFLFFGMHGFLDEIFFTFFFNVLGQGDGTSSGHTSLWSFFMYGSCSFVVEKLYFHLHYSRGWGTWKRVPFYVIFIYAWELSWGLGLRTWGACSWDYSHYPLNFMGLITLMYLPGWIFLSVYQDLLSNVLWQVQYVSTN, encoded by the coding sequence ATGGCCGGCAGGGACGCGGACGACGAGGGTCCCACGCGGAGGGGCGGCGCGGCGAGGCTTTCGGGGGCCGCCGGCGGGCGGGGAGGCGAGGCAGCCGTCAGCCGCCCAGAGCCGCTGTCCACTGCTGAAGCGCCGGCCGAGGGCGCCGTGCTGCCCGCCTGGATGCGCCTCTACTTCTACGGGATGCACGGGATCACCCTGGACGTGCTCCTGTCTGCGGCGCGGCGCTTCGTTCGCAGCCCCGACCTCCGGATGCTGGGCTTCTCCTCACCCTACCACTGCCTCCTGCACTCGCTCACCCACTTTGCCCTGGAGAAGGTCTACCTGCAGCAGCGGCGCTGCCCCAGCGCCTTCGTCTTCAATTTCCTCCTCTACCCCTCGGCCCACATGGGGCTGCAGACCCTGGCGGGCGCGTTGCTTAGCCAGGGCGGCGGGCCGGGGGGCGCAGCGGCGCCGGGGGCGCTGGACCTGGCGCTGCAGTACGTGCTGGCGCTCTACCACTGCCAAGTGTTCCTGAAGCGCTTCCTGCGCTTGCGGTAccagcggcggcagcagcagcagcagcaacagctgcTGCGGGGCGCGCCCCCCGCCCCTGCAGGCTCCCGGGTCCCTGCGGCAGCCGGCGGCCGGCGGCGGAGACCTCGCGGCCCCAGGGGCGCCGGGGGAGCCCCCAGCCAGGGGCTGCCGGACCTGCTCCGCTTTCTTTTCTTCGGAATGCACGGCTTTTTGGATGAGATCTTCTTCACATTCTTCTTTAACGTGCTGGGGCAGGGGGACGGGACAAGCAGCGGCCACACGTCTCTCTGGTCCTTCTTTATGTACGGCAGCTGCAGTTTCGTGGTGGAAAAGCTCTACTTCCACCTCCACTACAGTCGGGGCTGGGGCACCTGGAAGCGAGTGCCCTTCTACGTGATCTTCATCTACGCGTGGGAGTTGTCCTGGGGTCTGGGACTCCGCACTTGGGGCGCTTGTTCCTGGGACTATTCTCACTATCCGCTCAATTTCATGGGCCTTATTACCCTGATGTATTTACCTGGTTGGATATTCCTTAGTGTGTACCAGGACCTACTTTCCAACGTGTTGTGGCAGGTGCAGTACGTATCAACTAACTAa